Within the Vagococcus carniphilus genome, the region ATTGCCTACAAGAAATATGAAAAAGAAGATTTGGAAGAACAACGAATGGTCGAAAGAAGACAGGAACTTTTACTTCTTCAAAAAGAAAAAGAACTTGAAGAAGATGACAGTGTATCTTCTTTCCAAGTAGAACCTATTTCAATTGAGATTGGCTATACCTTAATTCCGATGACTGATGACAGTATAGATAATTCGTTAATGAAACAAATTATTAATATTCGAAAACAGTGTGCTCATGAATTAGGTGTTTTACTAACACCCATTCGGATTCGAGATAATCTACAACTTGGTCCAAATGATTATTGTATCAAGATTAAAGGAAATGAAGTTGCTAGAGGTGAAATTTATCCAAGTAAATTCATGGTAATTAATCCAGAAAATGATCAATTGAACCTGGATGGAATTCCAGCAAAAGAGCCAGCATTTGGTTTAGATGCTTTATGGATTGATGAGCATGATAAAGATGTTGCAGATATCCATGGTGCGACAATTGTAGAACCAGTAACAGTTATTGCAACCCATTTAAAAGAAGTTATTTATAGTAATACAGCTGAGCTTTTAGGTCGTCAAGAAGTAAAACATCTGCTTGAAGGAATTAAAGATAAATATAATGTGGTAATCGATGAGTTGATTCCTGAAATTATGCGTTTAGGAGAAGTTCAAAAAGTATTACAAAATTTATTAAAAGAGCAGATTCCAATTAATGACTTGGTGACTATACTGGAAACATTAGCCGATTACGGAACGACAACAAAAGATGTCGAAATTCTAACAGAACATGTTAGACAATCTCTAAAAAGAACAATTGTAAAGCAGTATCTAGGGGAAGATGGTGTTTTACGAGTAATTACGCTTCATCCAGAAGTGGAGGAATTGGTTTCAAAAAGTACACAAAAAACGACTTCAGGATCAATTCCAGTTTTAAAACCAGAAACAATTACTCAATTATTCGATTCAATTAATGGCGTTCATCAAGAATTAACGACACAAAATGTTCAACACGTTATTTTAGCTTCACCCACAACGCGTTTAACATTTAGGAAATTAATCTCATATAATTTTCCTGCTCTAGCAGTTATTTCTTTAAATGAAGTGCCAAATGAAGTTGAAATTGAAACAGTGGGGATGTTATCGCTATAAGGAAACATCATTCAATCAATATAATATAGAACATTATTAAGTTTTATAAGGGAAGGGGTAATTGTTGTGTATGAAGTTGATTACGAACAAGAAATTGTTAAATATTTACCTTTTGTAAGAAGAGTCGTTAATCGGATTGAAATTAAATCGACTGATTATGATAAAGATGACTTGTTTAATATTGGTGTCATAGGTTTAATGGATGCCTTAAAAAAATTCGATGTCACCAAAAAAGTATCATTTGAAAGTTATGCTTATATTCGAATTCGAGGAGCTATTATTGATGAAATAAGAAAAACGTCAAGAGTTTCAAGAACAAGAATGGGGCATTTGGATCAATTTTATAAAGCAAAAGAAAAAATTGAAAGAGAAAAAATGACATCAGCAACTGATAAAGAGATATGTGAAGAGCTTGGAATAGATGGGAAACAACTTTCTAAGATTCATGAAACAGTTCACTACTTAGCAAATATTTCTTTAGAAGATACGATTTTTACTTCTCAAGGAGAATCATTAGAGCTTAAAGATGTTGTAGAAGATACCCAAATGATACCTTTTGATGAACTCTTATTAGATGATGAAAAGAAAAAAGCACTGAGAACATGTGTTGATAAGCTCTCAGAAAGAGAACAAATCATTTTAAATTTATACTATGTAGAAGAGCTGACGTTAAAAGAAATCGCTGAAGTACTAGAGGTGTCAATCCCTCGAGTTTCTCAATTACACGGTAAAATATTAATTAAACTAAAAAATATGATTGAGGAGGAACTGGCATGATAAGAAGTATGAATACACTTCAAAAAAACTTAAATATCTTGCAAAAAAAGCAAGAAAATATTAGTTCGAATGTCTCAAATATCAATACATATGGTTTTAAAAAACAACAGTTAATTCAAAAAACAGAACCGGAAAAAGAAATGTTCAATCATTTGAACGGCCCTAAGTTGAATAAAAGAAATGATATAGGTTCTTTTATTTTTGGTAATCGAATTGACGAAATCAATAAAGATATGAGCACTGGCAATATTAAGCCAACCAATAAGATGTCTGATTTTGCTGTTCTTGGAGAAGGATTTTTTAATGTCCAATTACCAGATGGAACTATTGGTTATACCAAGAACGGTCATTTTGAAGTTAACGCACAGAATCAACTGGTCACTCAAGAAGGTTACGTAGT harbors:
- a CDS encoding sigma-70 family RNA polymerase sigma factor, which gives rise to MYEVDYEQEIVKYLPFVRRVVNRIEIKSTDYDKDDLFNIGVIGLMDALKKFDVTKKVSFESYAYIRIRGAIIDEIRKTSRVSRTRMGHLDQFYKAKEKIEREKMTSATDKEICEELGIDGKQLSKIHETVHYLANISLEDTIFTSQGESLELKDVVEDTQMIPFDELLLDDEKKKALRTCVDKLSEREQIILNLYYVEELTLKEIAEVLEVSIPRVSQLHGKILIKLKNMIEEELA
- the flhA gene encoding flagellar biosynthesis protein FlhA codes for the protein MNYSDVIISFMVVAVIGLIIIPLPSTILDFLIIINMTIGINILLITLFTKSVLEFATFPTLLLITTMFRLGLNISSTRLVLTQGNAGHVIDAFANVVAGNNYIVGAVIFIIITIIQMVVVTNGASRVSEVSARFTLDAMPGKQMAIDADLNAGLISEDEAKKRRKDLQREASFYGAMDGASKFVKGDAIAGIIITLINLLGGILIFSISQGMGVGEALDTFGKLAIGDGLVSQIPSLLISVSSGIIVTRSDDDSTFGSAIKKDFFPNPLIAGIVACVLFIIALVPGFPKIPFFIMSGVFGFIAYKKYEKEDLEEQRMVERRQELLLLQKEKELEEDDSVSSFQVEPISIEIGYTLIPMTDDSIDNSLMKQIINIRKQCAHELGVLLTPIRIRDNLQLGPNDYCIKIKGNEVARGEIYPSKFMVINPENDQLNLDGIPAKEPAFGLDALWIDEHDKDVADIHGATIVEPVTVIATHLKEVIYSNTAELLGRQEVKHLLEGIKDKYNVVIDELIPEIMRLGEVQKVLQNLLKEQIPINDLVTILETLADYGTTTKDVEILTEHVRQSLKRTIVKQYLGEDGVLRVITLHPEVEELVSKSTQKTTSGSIPVLKPETITQLFDSINGVHQELTTQNVQHVILASPTTRLTFRKLISYNFPALAVISLNEVPNEVEIETVGMLSL
- a CDS encoding flagellar hook-basal body protein codes for the protein MIRSMNTLQKNLNILQKKQENISSNVSNINTYGFKKQQLIQKTEPEKEMFNHLNGPKLNKRNDIGSFIFGNRIDEINKDMSTGNIKPTNKMSDFAVLGEGFFNVQLPDGTIGYTKNGHFEVNAQNQLVTQEGYVVVSENGGPVNTNEAYPKFRLTRFNDPADLTARGESLFTAGNGGVNDTQSRVEQRMLEASNVDMVDEMTTLMQTAREFEINQKALHASDETLRKLTNEIGRA